A genomic region of Oncorhynchus mykiss isolate Arlee chromosome 16, USDA_OmykA_1.1, whole genome shotgun sequence contains the following coding sequences:
- the si:ch73-181d5.4 gene encoding death-inducer obliterator 1 isoform X1, which produces MPPLESDPETTEEKASQNDNVTEAKDEVEEEERIEEEKSEYSSISDSEGYNPHALYCICRQRHNKRFMISCDNCLEWFHGDCVGVSEIQGRKLERSGRDWICATCTNKSQSQPDPQQSSPDCLTLPYSGEEEIVHEEQASEEAVVQEVTEMVAEAEMELDGSLPQCIGSGCSKHALPDSVYCGTDCILRHAAATMKTLSNSKETKTKQRPQRRAAAKLGPKGQRSARMPQRLLAERPEEEGEEEEAEDVEDKEADTSALSCDPSLTAVQATSIESPMFYKSTGKASEQVEVEIEPISPQTHSPDNSPSDIITESSPLGSAPGKTKRPANSCSVSRKPSVDTFPVKPPNPPKSSHSPTPEAPSTSASRHHETGALRIGKTSFTIPKKQPQPLMTPTLPSPPPPTPMNETRILPVSPAPIAPSSRPPQPANNQVRQSIQRSLTNIMFKRVCDCDDLERSESEVAKLVTSIETEMFNIFNNTDSKYMNKYRTIMFNLKDPKNKGLFYSVIRGEVSPFRLARMSQRDMQATKVSEPNKKDTPEVRESGPKATCVLPNPAPEPVKVDLPSLPFRPSRHMEQKSTLPAPPKARPNQSSQNSSVPDILSCMLKDTTAEHRAHLFDLKCKICTGQITVEGEEEPLPKKSKLSGSSSSSTNPDEWKDRPSRPPWMYARTDPRTEERGWRTPAGDESPLLAPPDSPTMGSPASPLMEDDSVLTIMESPASPTMESPASPPMESPASPILESPASPVMDSPASPILETRKAKTSSRMYTPVMIPAVSTVTITRRDPRTAGNRSAVMSGDPHTAGKRTPAMATVAMSKVPPPQVSYVPAKQSVTLSKTFMPLPPPPSLPPMPALPKSILMKPSSSSFYGSSGSSSSSSRAVNSHSPQDGETTQFLAKQEVVWKGFLNMISVAKFVTKGYLVSGPSEYLKEDLPDTIQLGGRIMPQTVWDYIGRVKTSVTKELCVIRFHPATEEEEVAYVSLFSYFSSRRRFGVVANNSRSIKDIYLIPLSAKESIPSKLQPFEGSGFEKNRPNLLLGLVICQKPKRAGSLPQEVEEKRAKIHISKDSRDTGLPRPPTLYGSDPRTEEFLPYDPAMPIMSTPPGSPPSTGSPSDSSSSGSLTIPSLLSSIRAALPASAPPPITSTSTTPLQTILKSLFGKDSHAVPAVAAVPLPTTLPPPPMVDPIVQQYGQKSKVKEIEEEENEYDRPYDPEEEYDPAMGYGRVAPINIDKMFEANAATQATCADDDDVAYDPEDETIFEDMHNDGVSVGKVTAPTSAPAPTPVPAPVQDPFPDPSPAPAPLSRPITGAVIVSAATLTEQQRMLEDLNRQIEEQKRQLKEQEEALRQQREAVGMFMAHFSVSDALMSPPTKSGLSHLQTQQSEGELSEANPSVNQRALKGILKTEETEVPIKQEIKRETKTVPLSVSRNVEMPNASPKRVKEIKKESIQATDNSDPEAGEIQDSDVAYDPEDDTIFDELKDTNGEEKAKTSTRSDSARRSERSRDSSVSSSCRGASRNDTPDRRRKRSSQPDTHSPKRRDRKVRDRQESPPRRSGRRSPGHSDRRRERHRRGERSRPYHRGRHHSERPGRHIPHKERTSRRSSGSHRRSPSSPRQKQDSGSRGLSKGQRETSPPVWDDSKGPEAPEDMGPISPTPALVMEANDSPQPPLERQDIDEPLGDRCDSGGPPQGEIEDTGHQMPHENPTPQKPADQQPSQSLLGSPSKGPNNEQGPNIQLQDNRDRPSQLELLEQCSVQSPSDIMREKQFSSQGPPHMASPNNHGERSSSLERRDPDMREGRRNQGPDMMGPGPNMTGERRGPQMRHPSPNIRGPDPEPDMRGERSGPQMMHPSPNIRGPEPDMRSPNMREDHFSPTTYFGGKRSPSPHFNSPRIPSSVPRGNFKDQRGAPCPGFRPRGPRTSRWMPPRSRFDGPHNPLVVRPLELLGKQRGTNQNHDNGGEPIQPEIKEQHIAQSPSDIMRENQFSSQGRPHMASPSNHGERSSSLERRDPDMREGRRHQGPDIRSPDMIEPGPDMRGPVPDMWDDRRGPGPDIKGPRPDMRGDRRGPDMWDARRGPGPDMRGDRRGPDMWDDRRGPGPDMQGLGPEMGGPGPIMRGLGPDMRDPGPDMRGDRRGPEPDMRGDRRGPEPNMRGDRRGPEPDMRGDRRGLEPDMRGDRRGPEPDMRGDRRGPEPDMRGDRRGPEPDMRGDRRGPEPDMRGDRRGPEPDMRGGPDIWDDGRGPGPDMTAPEMPDPDPDMRSPDMRMDHFTPTANFGGQRPTSTHFSSPRMISPVQRGHFEDQRGVHRPGFRPRGPRPSRFNQPRGSYPGHFSGGQPRFRFDGRQVVVRPAHASLVTPREHSIQSPSEILIETQIPSQGPPHMASPNNKGERSSSLERRDPDIGEERRNPGSDIRGPDMMGPGPDMRGDRRGPGPDMRGDRRGPGPDMRGDRRGPGPDMRDDRRGPEIRGPDMMGPGPDMRGDRRGPDMRDSEPNIRGPGLVPDTRGDRRGPGTDMRGDGRGPGPDMRGDGRGPGPDMRGDGRDPGPDMRVDGRGPGPDMRGDGRGPGPDMRGDGIGPDMRGPGPDMREPGPDTRGDRRGPGPDMRGPGPDMRVLGPDMRVLGPDMRDPGPNIRGPDTRGERRGPGLDMRGPGPDMRGDRGGPGPDMRVLGPDMRGPGPDVRGDRGGPGPDMRGDRRGQGSNMRGDRRGPDMRDPGPDTRGERRRPDMTDQGPDMRGPGLGRDTRGDRRWPGHDLRGPGPDISGPGLGPDTRGDRRGPDIRGPRTDMRGDRRDPGPDMRDPGPDMQGPGPDIQGPGPDMQGLGPDMRDPGPDMQGPGPDMRDPGPDMQGPGPDMRTPEPDMRTPEPDMRGPDTRGYRRGPGPDMRGPGPDIWDDRRGPDMRVDRRGPGPGMRGPEPDIKGPGLGPDTRGDRRGSRLDMRGNRRGPGPDMRGLGPDTRGDRRGPGSEMRGPGPDMRDQEPDIREPGLGPDTRGDRRGTGPDMRGTWPETRGDRRGPGKDLRGLGPDMRRSGPDTRSDRRGPGPDMRGPGPDTRRDQEPDIREPGLGPDTRGDRRGQGPDLRSLEPDMRGPGPGTRGDRRGPEPDIWGPGPDTRDQEPDIRGPDTRGDRRGTGPDMRDTGPDMGWPGLWPDTSSGRRGPNMRDPGPDKRVVRRGSGPEMEVPGPETRGDRRAPGTDMRGPGPDTREQEPNIRGQGLGPDTRGDRRGSDMRGPDMRGDRRGPDMWDDRRGSSPNMRGPGPDMSGAGPDMWDESRGPDMRGPDKRGDRRGLGSDMRGPDMRGDRRWSGPDMSGAGSDMWDESTGPDTRGDGRWPGPDSRGDGRWSGPDMRGQGPDIRGNRRGSDISLDRRGPGPDMLGERRGPNMRDPGPDTRGPGLDMGQEMRAPDPDMRSPDIRGDHFTTTNHFGGSRGVQSPGFHGPRGPRPSRFNQPRGSSRGYFPDNGGQPRFDGPRLVVRPLRPKGGLLPTPPEGLMSLPNNSPDAFREDQWRNSHSPDTRRTSLPIEDCEIRNYGDRENNSEERGRGVNPRDRVNFQGTAPCLSQGRQLPEDNGRERGGSHGRQGDRGTGRLVSRERERVRGSEVDRPREEVNEKQKTPTEKDRDIGRATSREGEANRGVSLHNRSLSKDHDRDILKDGSGKKEEQMEGKGKTVELTETPQVDTPQEDTPQDSKGPV; this is translated from the exons CTGGAAAGGCCAGTGAGCAGGTAGAGGTTGAGATTGAGCCCATTTCTCCTCAGACACATTCTCCAGATAACTCTCCCTCAGACATCATCACTGAATCCTCCCCTCTGGGAAGTGCTCCAGGTAAAACCAAGAGACCAGCAAACAGCTGCAGTGTCTCCAGGAAACCCTCTGTCGATACATTCCCTGTCAAACCACCCAATCCCCCCAAATCCAGCCACTCTCCGACCCCTGAGGCCCCAAGCACCTCAGCCTCCAGACACCACGAAACAGGGGCCCTGAGGATCGGCAAGACGTCCTTCACCATCCCCAAGAAGCAGCCTCAACCCCTCATGACTCCCACTCtaccctcacctccaccccccaccccaatgAATGAAACTAGGATCCTGCCCGTGTCCCCAGCCCCTATCGCCCCTTCCTCCAGACCCCCTCAGCCAGCCAACAACCAAGTCAGGCAGAGCATCCAACGCTCTCTCACCAACATCATGTTCAAGAG GGTGTGCGACTGTGACGATTTGGAGAGGTCTGAGAGTGAAGTGGCGAAGCTGGTCACCAGCATCGAGACGGAGATGTTTAACATATTTAACAATACAGATAGCAAGTACATGAACAAGTACCGAACCATCATGTTCAACCTTAAAGACCCCAAAAATAAG GGTTTGTTCTACAGCGTCATCCGTGGTGAGGTCAGTCCCTTCAGACTAGCCAGGATGAGCCAGCGGGACATGCAGGCTACAAAGGTCTCAGAGCCGAACAAAAAAGACACTCCtgag GTCCGGGAGTCTGGTCCCAAAGCCACATGTGTGCTGCCAAATCCAGCGCCTGAGCCAGTGAAGGTTGATCTACCTAGTCTTCCCTTTAGGCCAAGTAGACACATG GAACAGAAGAGcactctccctgctccccctaaGGCCAGACCTAACCAGTCGAGCCAGAACAGCTCAGTCCCAGACATCCTCAGCTGCATGCTGAAAGACACAACTGCCGAGCACAGAGCTCACCTGTTTGACCTCAAGTGCAAGATCTGCACag GTCAGATAACAGTTGAGGGTGAGGAGGAGCCTCTACCCAAGAAGTCTAAACTGTCTGGGTCATCGTCATCCTCCACAAATCCAGACGAATGGAAAGACAGGCCGTCTCGGCCACCCTGGATGTATGCCAGAACAGATcccagaacagaggagagaggatggagaactCCAGCAGGAGATGAATCACCCCTCCTTGCACCCCCCGACTCCCCCACCATGGGTtcccctgcctcccccctaaTGGAGGATGACTCTGTCTTAACCATCATGGAATCCCCCGCTTCACCCACAATGGAATCTCCCGCTTCTCCACCAATGGAATCTCCTGCCTCCCCCATTTTGGAATCCCCTGCCTCCCCTGTCATGGATTCTCCCGCCTCCCCCATTCTGGAAACCCGCAAAGCCAAGACATCATCCAGAATGTATACCCCAGTCATGATTCCGGCTGTTTCTACGGTAACCATTACAAGGCGTGATCCTCGCACTGCTGGCAACCGTTCTGCTGTTATGTCTGGTGACCCCCACACCGCTGGCAAACGCACTCCTGCCATGGCAACTGTCGCCATGTCTAAAGTCCCACCTCCACAAGTCTCTTATGTCCCAGCGAAACAGAGTGTTACTCTGAGCAAGACATTCATGCCCTTGCCACCACCCCCATCCCTTCCACCAATGCCAGCATTACCCAAATCTATCCTGATGAAGCCATCCTCCTCATCGTTCTATGGTTCTTCAGGatcctcttcatcctcttcaAG GGCTGTGAACTCCCACTCCCCTCAAGATGGGGAGACAACCCAGTTCCTGGCCAAGCAGGAAGTAGTGTGGAAGGGCTTCCTCAACATGATCAGCGTGGCCAAGTTCGTCACCAAGGGCTATCTGGTCTCCGGGCCTTCTGAATATCTCAAAGAG GATCTGCCTGATACCATACAGCTTGGTGGAAGAATCATGCCTCAAACTGTGTGGGATTACATCGGGAGAGTGAAGACCTCTGTTACAAAG GAGCTGTGTGTGATCCGGTTCCACCCagcgacagaggaggaggaagtggcctatgtgtctctgttctcctacttcAGCAGCAGACGGCGCTTCGGGGTGGTGGCCAACAACAGCCGCAGCATTAAAGACATCTACCTCATCCCACTCAGTGCCAAGGAGTCCATTCCTTCCAAACTCCAACCCTTCGAAGGATCAG GCTTTGAGAAGAATCGCCCCAATCTTCTTTTGGGACTGGTTATTTGCCAGAAACCCAAACGTGCGGGAAGCTTGCCACAAGAGGTTGAAGAGAAGAGAGCCAAGATCCACATATCCAAAGACTCCAGAGATACTGGCCTCCCGAGACCCCCTACGCTGTATGGGTCTGACCCTAGGACGGAGGAATTCCTGCCCTACGACCCAGCGATGCCCATCATGTCCACCCCTCCTGGTTCCCCTCCTTCCACTGGATCCCCATcagactcctcctcctctggcTCACTGACTATTCCATCACTTCTGTCCTCCATCAGAGCTGCTCTCCCTGCTTCTGCCCCACCCCCCATTACTAGCACATCCACCACTCCCCTGCAGACCATCCTGAAGTCACTGTTTGGGAAGGACTCTCATGCAGTCCCAGCAGTTGCAGCAGTGCCCCTTCCAACCACTTTGCCCCCTCCCCCAATGGTAGATCCGATAGTACAGCAGTACGGGCAGAAATCCAAAGTCAAAGAGATTGAGGAGGAGGAAAATGAATATGATCGACCATATGACCCAGAGGAGGAGTATGATCCAGCAATGGGCTATGGAAGGGTTGCCCCAATTAATATAGATAAAATGTTTGAAGCGAATGCTGCCACTCAGGCCACGTGTGCAGATGACGACGACGTGGCTTACGACCCTGAGGATGAGACTATCTTTGAGGATATGCACAATGATGGGGTCAGTGTAGGGAAAGTCACAGCCCCAACTTCAGCTCCAGCTCCTAccccagtcccagctccagtACAAGACCCATTCCCAGATCCCAGTCCAGCTCCAGCCCCTCTGAGCCGCCCCATTactggtgctgtgattgtgtcAGCCGCTACTCTGACTGAACAACAGCGAATGCTTGAGGATCTCAACAGGCAGATTGAAGAGCAGAAACGGCAGctgaaggagcaggaggaggcaCTGCGTCAGCAGAGAGAGGCAGTGGGCATGTTCATGGCCCATTTCTCTGTTTCCGATGCCTTGATGTCTCCCCCTACTAAATCTGGGCTGTCTCACTTACAAAcacagcagagtgaaggagagCTGTCTGAGGCAAATCCTTCAGTCAATCAAAGAGCTTTGAAAGGTATTTTGAAAACGGAGGAAACAGAAGTACCAATAAAACAGGAGATTAAGAGAGAGACCAAGACTGTACCTCTTTCAGTGTCAAGAAATGTGGAAATGCCCAATGCATCACCAAAGCGGGTTAAAGAGATTAAAAAGGAAAGTATTCAGGCAACAGACAATTCAGATCCTGAAGCTGGTGAGATCCAGGACTCTGATGTAGCTTACGACCCAGAGGATGACACTATCTTTGATGAGCTGAAAGACACAAATGGAGAAGAAAAGGCGAAAACCTCAACTCGATCAGATTCAGCAAGGCGTTCTGAGCGTTCTCGTGACTCCTCAGTGTCTAGCTCGTGTCGTGGTGCATCGCGGAATGACACTCCTGATAGGAGGCGTAAGCGTAGCAGCCAACCAGATACTCACTCACCGAAAAGACGGGACCGTAAAGTCAGGGACCGCCAAGAAAGCCCTCCTCGTAGATCTGGCCGCCGGTCCCCTGGACACTCTGATAGGCGAAGGGAAAGACACAGACGGGGTGAGAGGAGCCGACCATATCACAGAGGTCGTCACCACTCTGAGCGCCCAGGCCGCCATATTCCTCATAAAGAGCGTACTTCTCGACGCAGCTCTGGTAGCCATAGAAGATCCCCATCTTCaccaagacaaaaacaagattcTGGCTCTAGGGGACTCTCAAAGGGTCAAAGGGAGACTTCTCCTCCAGTGTGGGATGACTCAAAGGGCCCAGAGGCTCCTGAAGACATGGGTCCTATAAGTCCAACTCCAGCACTGGTCATGGAGGCTAATGACTCACCTCAGCCCCCTCTTGAAAGACAGGACATTGATGAACCACTGGGTGATCGTTGTGATTCTGGAGGTCCACCACAGGGAGAGATTGAGGACACAGGCCATCAAATGCCCCATGAGAATCCCACTCCCCAGAAGCCTGCGGATCAACAACCTTCTCAAAGCTTGCTGGGGTCACCATCAAAAGGGCCCAACAACGAGCAAGGCCCCAACATCCAGCTTCAAGACAATAGGGATAGGCCCTCTCAACTGGAACTACTAGAGCAATGCAGTGTACAGAGCCCATCAGACATTATGAGAGAAAAACAGTTTTCCTCACAAGGTCCTCCCCACATGGCCTCTCCAAATAACCACGGTGAGCGGTCCAGCAGTTTAGAGAGGAGAGATCCTGAtatgagggagggaaggagaaaccAAGGGCCTGATATGATGGGACCCGGGCCAAACATGACGGGTGAAAGGAGAGGGCCGCAAATGAGGCATCCAAGTCCAAATATCAGAGGTCCAGATCCAGAACCAGACATGAGGGGTGAAAGGAGCGGGCCACAAATGATGCATCCAAGTCCAAATATCAGAGGTCCAGAACCAGATATGAGAAGTCCAAATATGAGAGAGGACCACTTCTCACCAACAACTTACTTTGGAGGAAAGAGATCACCATCGCCCCATTTTAATAGTCCAAGGATCCCCTCATCTGTTCCAAGAGGAAATTTTAAGGATCAACGGGGAGCACCTTGTCCTGGTTTCCGCCCCAGGGGTCCTCGTACCTCAAGGTGGATGCCACCACGGTCCCGGTTTGATGGTCCACATAATCCGCTAGTAGTAAGACCTCTAGAGCTGCTCGGAAAACAAAGAGGCACCAACCAGAATCATGACAATGGAGGTGAGCCTATTCAACCAGAAATAAAGGAGCAACACATTGCACAGAGCCCATCAGACATTATGAGAGAGAACCAGTTTTCCTCACAAGGTCGTCCCCACATGGCCTCTCCAAGCAACCACGGTGAGCGGTCCAGCAGTTTAGAGAGGAGAGATCCCGATATGAGGGAGGGACGAAGACACCAAGGCCCAGACATCAGAAGTCCAGATATGATAGAACCTGGGCCAGACATGAGGGGGCCAGTGCCAGACATGTGGGATGATAGAAGGGGTCCAGGGCCAGACATTAAAGGGCCAAGGCCAGACatgaggggtgataggagagggCCAGACATGTGGGATGCTAGAAGGGGTCCAGGGCCAGACatgaggggtgataggagagggCCAGACATGTGGGATGATAGAAGGGGTCCAGGGCCAGACATGCAAGGTTTAGGGCCAGAGATGGGGGGTCCAGGGCCAATCATGCGAGGTCTAGGGCCAGACATGCGAGATCCAGGGCCAGACATGAGGGGGGATAGGAGAGGGCCAGAGCCCGATatgaggggtgataggagagggCCAGAGCCCAATatgaggggtgataggagagggCCAGAGCCAGACatgaggggtgataggagagggCTAGAGCCCGACatgaggggtgataggagagggCCAGAGCCAGACatgaggggtgataggagagggCCAGAGCCCGACATGAGGGGTGATAGAAGAGGGCCAGAGCCCGACatgaggggtgataggagagggCCAGAGCCCGACatgaggggtgataggagagggCCAGAGCCCGACATGAGGGGTGGGCCAGACATATGGGATGATGGAAGAGGTCCAGGACCAGACATGACAGCTCCTGAAATGCCAGACCCAGATCCAGATATGAGAAGTCCAGACATGAGAATGGACCACTTCACACCAACAGCTAACTTTGGAGGACAGAGACCAACATCGACTCATTTCAGCAGTCCAAGGATGATCTCACCTGTTCAAAGAGGACATTTTGAGGATCAAAGGGGAGTACATCGTCCTGGTTTCCGCCCCAGGGGTCCTCGTCCCTCGAGGTTCAACCAGCCCAGAGGCTCATATCCAGGACACTTCTCAGGGGGGCAACCACGGTTCCGTTTCGATGGTCGACAGGTAGTGGTAAGACCTGCTCATGCCTCGCTGGTAACACCAAGGGAGCACAGTATACAGAGCCCATCAGAAATTCTGATAGAAACCCAGATACCCTCACAAGGTCCTCCCCACATGGCCTCTCCAAACAACAAGGGGGAGCGGTCCAGCAGTTTAGAGAGGAGAGATCCTGATAttggggaggaaaggagaaacCCAGGGTCAGACATCAGAGGTCCAGATATGATGGGACCAGGGCCTGACatgaggggtgataggagaggaccagggccagacatgagaggtgataggagaggaccagggccagacatgaggggtgataggagagggCCAGGGCCAGACATGAGGGATGATAGGAGAGGGCCAGAAATCAGAGGTCCAGATATGATGGGACCAGGGCCAGACatgaggggtgataggagagggCCAGACATGAGAGATTCAGAGCCAAACATCAGAGGGCCAGGTCTAGTGCCAGACACAAGGGGTGATAGGAGAGGGCCAGGGACAGACATGAGAGGTGATGGGAGAGGGCCAGGACCTGATAtgaggggtgatgggagaggtCCAGGGCCGGACAtgaggggtgatgggagagatCCAGGGCCAGACATGAGGGTTGATGGGAGAGGGCCAGGGCCAGACAtgaggggtgatgggagagggCCAGGGCCAGACATGAGGGGTGATGGGATAGGGCCAGATATGAGGGGTCCAGGGCCAGATATGAGAGAGCCAGGGCCAGACACAAGGGGTGATAGGAGAGGTCCAGGGCCAGACATGAGAGGTCCAGGGCCAGACATGAGGGTTCTAGGGCCAGACATGAGGGTTCTAGGGCCAGACATGAGAGATCCAGGGCCAAACATCAGAGGGCCAGACAcaaggggtgagaggagaggtccAGGGCTAGACATGAGGGGTCCAGGGCCAGACATGAGGGGTGATAGGGGAGGTCCAGGGCCAGACATGAGGGTTCTAGGGCCAGACATGAGGGGTCCAGGGCCAGACGTGAGGGGTGATAGGGGAGGTCCAGGGCCAGATatgaggggtgataggagagggCAAGGGTCAAACatgaggggtgataggagagggCCAGACATGAGAGATCCGGGGCCAGACACAAGGGGTGAAAGGAGAAGGCCAGACATGACAGATCAAGGGCCAGACATGAGAGGGCCAGGTCTAGGGCGAGACACAAGGGGTGACAGGAGATGGCCAGGGCATGACTTGAGGGGTCCTGGGCCAGACATCAGCGGGCCAGGTCTAGGGCCAGACACAAGGGGTGATAGGAGAGGGCCAGACATCAGAGGCCCAAGGACAGATATGAGGGGTGATAGAAGAGATCCAGGACCAGACATGAGAGATCCAGGGCCAGACATGCAGGGTCCAGGGCCAGACATTCAGGGTCCAGGGCCAGACATGCAGGGTCTAGGGCCAGACATGAGAGATCCAGGGCCAGACATGCAGGGTCCAGGGCCAGACATGAGAGATCCAGGACCAGACATGCAGGGTCCAGGGCCAGACATGAGAACTCCAGAGCCAGACATGAGAACTCCAGAGCCAGACATGAGAGGGCCAGACACAAGGGGTTATAGGAGAGGGCCAGGGCCAGACATGCGGGGTCCAGGGCCAGACATTTGGGATGATAGGAGAGGGCCAGACATGAGGGTTGATAGGAGAGGACCAGGGCCAGGCATGAGGGGTCCAGAGCCAGATATCAAAGGACCAGGCCTAGGGCCAGACACAAGAGGTGACCGGAGAGGGTCAAGGCTAGACATGAGGGGTAATCGGAGAGGGCCAGGGCCAGACATGAGGGGTCTAGGGCCAGACACAAGGGGTGATAGGAGAGGGCCAGGGTCAGAGATGAGGGGTCCCGGACCAGACATGAGAGATCAAGAGCCAGACATCAGAGAGCCAGGTCTAGGGCCAGACACAAGGGGTGATAGGAGAGGGACAGGTCCAGACATGAGAGGGACATGGCCCGAAACAAGGGGTGATAGGAGAGGGCCAGGGAAAGACTTGAGGGGTCTAGGGCCAGACATGAGAAGGTCAGGGCCAGACACAAGGAGTGATAGGAGAGGGCCAGGGCCAGACATGAGGGGTCCAGGACCAGACACAAGAAGAGATCAGGAGCCAGACATCAGAGAACCAGGTCTAGGGCCAGACACAAGGGGTGATAGGAGAGGGCAAGGGCCAGACTTGAGGAGTCTAGAGCCAGACATGAGAGGACCAGGGCCAGGCACAAGGGGTGATAGGAGAGGGCCAGAGCCAGACATTTGGGGTCCAGGACCAGACACGAGAGATCAAGAGCCAGACATCAGAGGGCCAGACACAAGGGGTGATAGGAGAGGGACAGGTCCAGACATGAGAGATACAGGGCCAGACATGGGATGGCCAGGTCTATGGCCAGACACAAGTAGTGGTAGGAGAGGGCCAAACATGAGAGATCCAGGGCCAGACAAGAGGGTGGTTAGGAGAGGGTCAGGGCCAGAAATGGAAGTTCCAGGGCCTGAAACAAGGGGTGATAGGAGAGCGCCAGGGACAGACATGAGGGGTCCAGGACCAGACACGAGAGAGCAAGAGCCCAACATCAGAGGGCAGGGTCTAGGGCCAGACACAAGGGGTGATAGGAGAGGGTCAGACATGAGAGGGCCAGATatgaggggtgataggagagggCCAGACATGTGGGATGATAGGAGAGGGTCTTCACCAAACATGAGGGGTCCAGGGCCAGACATGAGCGGTGCAGGACCAGACATGTGGGATGAGAGTAGAGGGCCAGATATGAGAGGTCCAGACaagaggggtgataggagagggCTGGGGTCAGACATGAGAGGGCCAGATATGAGGGGTGATAGGAGATGGTCAGGGCCAGACATGAGCGGTGCAGGATCAGACATGTGGGATGAGAGTACAGGGCCAGACACAAGGGGTGATGGGAGATGGCCAGGGCCAGACTCAAGGGGTGATGGGAGATGGTCAGGGCCAGACATGAGAGGTCAAGGGCCAGACATTAGGGGGAATAGGAGAGGGTCAGATATTAGTCTTGATAGGAGAGGCCCAGGGCCAGACATGTTGGGTGAAAGGAGAGGGCCAAACATGAGAGATCCAGGGCCTGACACGAGGGGTCCAGGGCTAGACATGGGTCAAGAAATGCGAGCCCCAGATCCAGACATGAGAAGTCCAGATATAAGAGGAGATCACTTCACAACAACAAATCATTTTGGAGGATCAAGGGGTGTACAAAGTCCTGGTTTCCATGGCCCCAGGGGTCCTCGTCCCTCGAGGTTCAACCAGCCCAGAGGCTCATCTCGAGGGTATTTCCCAGACAATGGGGGGCAGCCACGGTTTGACGGTCCACGGCTAGTGGTAAGACCGTTAAGGCCTAAAGGAGGTTTACTCCCCACTCCCCCGGAGGGCCTCATGAGTTTGCCGAACAACAGCCCGGATGCTTTTAGAGAAGACCAGTGGCGGAACAGTCACTCGCCTGATACGAGGAGAACAAGCCTACCCATAGAAGACTGTGAAATTAGAAACTATGGAGACAGAGAAAACAACTCTGAAGAACGTGGCCGTGGTGTTAACCCCCGAGATAGGGTTAACTTCCAGGGCACAGCGCCCTGCTTGTCCCAGGGGAGGCAGTTGCCTGAGGACAATGGGAGAGAGCGGGGTGGCAGTCATGgaagacagggggacagggggacaggtAGGCTTgtgagtagggagagagaaagggttagAGGGAGCGAAGTAGACAGGCCCAGAGAGGAGGTAAATGAAAAGCAAAAGACACCCACAGAAAAGGACAGAGACATTGGCAGAGCCACaagcagagaaggagaggcaaACAGAGGTGTTAGTCTGCACAACCGTTCACTCTCAAAAGACCATGACCGAGACATTTTAAAGGATGGAAGTGGAAAGAAAGAAGAACAAATGGAGGGAAAGGGTAAAACGGTTGAATTAACAGAAACGCCCCAGGTAGACACGCCCCAGGAAGACACGCCCCAGGACAGCAAAGGGCCTGTTTGA